A region of the Canis aureus isolate CA01 chromosome 5, VMU_Caureus_v.1.0, whole genome shotgun sequence genome:
AGGGCGAAGCTTCCGGCCCAGGGCCTTATGGGTCAGGAGGCGGGCTCTCTCCCCAGGCTGCCCCGCgggccgcggcgggcggcgggcggcgggcgggccggcGGGTGGGCGCCGCCTGGTCCCCGGGACGCGGGTTttccaaaaatagttttttaaagcttttccttGAGCTTCCGGTCTCCACGGGCGCCCTTCCCTCCCACGGTCTCCGGACCTCGTGGTTCCTGGCGTGAACCGACTTCCAGGGCCACGTGAAATCAGTCGTGCAAATCGccaagtaggggatccctggggggctcagcgccgccttcggcccggggcgtgaccctggagacccggggtcgagtcccgcaaccggctccctgcacggagcctgcttctccctctgctgcctctctatcatgaataaaataaaatcttaaaaaaaaaactaaaaaaaaaaaaaaaaaagaaaatcttaaactTATTCGGGGACAATGTGAACATGTGGAATTTATAGTTAGAACAGAGGTGGCTGAAGAGCCCTGAGCTGTGGAGACGCAGTCGTGCTCTGGTTAACCCAATACGCGACCCCGGCCAGGTTACTAATTAGaccctctttgagcctcagttttcctcagCTTTAAAATGGGTACCTAGATCATAGGAGATTGTTGTGAAAGTTAAATGAAGTAATTGTGTAGAGCACGCATAAGGGGTTacgcttttattttttttaattatttatctattcatgagagacaagagagaagcaagagacaggcagagggagaagcaggctccatcccaggatcccctggatcacaacctgagctgaaggcagacgctgagcctctgagccacccagctgcccaagAAGGGATTTCTCTTAATATAAACCCACTATATCCAAGCAacccccttcccccgcccccaaaaAAATGTTAGACATGGTGTATAATCAACAGTCATCCTGCACGCCCAAAGATGGGTTGCAGATTAGTCTGACAGACAAAGGCTCTGCTGGCAAACAATAAGCCAGCTCTGCTGGCTTCCCGGTTTACACTAATTCTCAGCAGCAGCACTGCAGGGAGAACCTGGCATTGAATCCACCAGTTTAACAGGAATAAATAGCCAAAGGACTTTGGTGGAAAAGGAGACAAGCCTCTCACTTCTACCATTAAACCCCCAGGTTCTCCTTGTTTCATCCAATAGGCACACATGGGACTTCTGGGAAGCTGGGCTGATAGAGAAAAGAGACACACACGCATCCAACACCCCCCAACCACACTTTTGATTTTCCTCCATCAGGCACCCACCAACTAGCCCAGAGCAGAGGCCTCAACCAAAGCTCTGGGAGGAACAGAGCCAAGGGAGGGGCTGCTCCAAAGCTTGGAATAAAGAGCTCAGACTGCTGAATGCAACAGATGAccttggattttcttttgctataaagCATGTTTTTGGAATAATTGACAAAAATCTGAATCGGGTCTGCAGATTTCAGAAGTGTATCCATGTTAGTTTAATGTCCTCTTTCTGATGACTTGACCTTGGTTGtatcagagaattttttttttatttttatttatttatgatagtcacagagagagagagagaggcagagacacaggcagagggagaagcaggctccatgcaccgggagcccgacgtgggattcaatcccaggtctccaggatcgcaccctgggccaaaggcaggcgccaaactgctgcgccacccagggatcccagagaatatttttgtgtttgagAAATACACCTGTAGTATTCACTGTAAAGGGCCATCATGTCTGTAACTTACTCtcaaataagggggaaaaaatgtggtAAGATTTGGGGAATCTGGGTGAAAGTTGCCTCTTGCAACTTTGTAACTCAAATTGTcaaactgaagttaaaaaaaaaaaaataacctgaggGAACTATgtatctagaaaatataaaaacaggcTCATTCCCTTCCCCTCAACTTTTTTCAAACAGAACTTCCCAGAAATAGTACCTCCTTGCCTCCAGCTCGCACACCATGTTAATGAGAGTGGCTAATTACCATGCCCAGCAAGTACCAGCTCACTCAAAGTTCAGCATCCCTTTGGAGGCAGATACTatcttgtttttccattttacaaatgagcacACAGAGAAGTTCGGTAACTTTTATAGATGCTATTCAAGTCAGGCAGTTTAGCACCAGAGTTCTGTTGTAGGAACTGAAGAGCTTGGCCAGGGCTAAAAGCTGCTCTAGACTTCCTCCTTTATACTTTTTCCTCCTCGTGACTCTAGCTCTCTGGTTCTTGCACCAGAAGGAAGTCAAGCACCAGAAGGAAGCTGAGGTGTGGAATTAGACTGAGCAACCCACCTGCTTCCTCCTTGCTTACAGCATCGAGGTCagtagaggcagaggcaaagactTGGTGTGCTTTATTCCCATGCCTCAAACTcatcagcaaaaagaaaagtgCATTAGCAGGGGTAGGTTTACGACATTTTAGTCAAGAGAAGAGTAAGTCTAAGTCTCCTTGAGCTCTTCTTTTCCAGCCGTGGCTTCttctgggctgccctctcctggAAAGGTCTAAAGTAGTCGTCACCACTCATTTCTTGGCTGCCTTCGTGGCAGACTTGGTGATTTTGCCACCAGTCGCTGCttttttctccacagccttgaTGACCCCAACAGCCACTGTCTGcctcatgtcacgaacagcaaaGCGGCCTAGGACACAGGACATGAAGAAACAGGTGGAGAACACTAGCAGGGCAGGAGCTATTATAGGACACTGGCATGGGAGGTCAAGTAAGTGATACTCTGAATTATACATATAAGTGCATGCAATTATCTCAACAACTCAAAGTAGAGCTCATGATAGCTGTTTTGCAGTTGGGAAAACTGGGGCAAAGAATCAGAAGGTCACTTTGCTGTGATGGTTGAAAACCCAGAAAGTCTCACCCCAGCACTTATGTTCTTAGCCACTGGACTGTCCTACTTCCATAAGTAAAGGTCACAGAGAAAACTTTGCTTTGGGTGCACCCACCACCCTACCATACTAATGCTTCCAGCCTCCAAGCAACTAGCATCTTCTCTGTGCCCATCACAACAACTCGTAGGATGTATCTCATTTACACTCAACTGTGAATCTGGCAATTGCTTCTCCTGGGGGGTACTTGAGTGCTTCTCTAACTTCAAGTTGTGGAGGGCAAGGCTTTGGCATCCGGTTTCAACCTCATAGTATTTTTGTCAGAGGTAGAAAGAACCAAACCCACTTTGCAAGATTCCTGTGGCAGCCTCTGTGGCCCACCtctaaaattttgaaattcaccccctcccccattaACTGGGAGACCCTGATGGCAGGGACTTCTTGGTTTATAAATATCTATCATCTAGCACTTTTATATATTGCCTACTCCCTATATATGAATTTTGAACATTCTAGATAAATTGTTCAGACCTAACCATGTATAATCTACTTGGAGGATCTAAGACTCCTAGGCTGCagccttgacctggtgaatctatcAGGGTCTGAGCCTCTGGATTTAATAGGGTCCATCAGTGGTTCTGATTATCTACcaggtttgaaaaccactgcactggagaataagaaggaaaaagaaaatccctaCTAATCTCTGCTCTGTTCACCTCTTCTAGATCAGGGTTTCTCAAGTTGATGTGCATCCCAATTACTTGAGGGTCTTGTTAAACTGCACATTTGACTTCAGCAGGTCTGAAAATGGAGTCTGAGGTTCTTCATTtctaatcacctcccagaggATGCCTGTGCTCCTGGTCCACAGACCATACTTGGAGTACAAGTCTCTGAAGTGGCCCCTGCCTTGCTTGTGACACTACACAAGCCACTTTCCCTTTTTTGGGCTCTTCTAATCTGGAACTCTGGTCCttctgacaggttttttttttttaatttattcatatatattgagagaggcagagacacaggcagagagagaagcaggctccatgcagggaacctgacgcaggactcgatcctgggtctccaggatcacaccccgggctgcgggcagcgctaaaccactgcaccaccagggctgccccttcttACAGGCTCTACAACCTGGCTTGGGTGTGACACACTGGCTAACTTACTCCCTGgagccaggaggaggaaggggcagctcCAGTAGCCAGGTGCTATCAGGACTTACCAAGGGGCGGATACTCTGAGAAGCTTTCCACACACATGGGCTTTCGTGGAATCATCTGAACAATGGCGGAGTCCCCAGACTTGAGGGCTTTGGGATGGTCTTCCAGCTTCTTGCCTGAGCGCCGGTCAATCTTCTCCCTGAGTTCTGCAAACTTGCAGGCAATGTGGGCCGTGTGGCAGTCCAGAACTGGTGAGTAGCCAACTGCAATGCTGCCAGGGTGGTTGAGAATGATCACCTGGAACCCAGCGTGGgatgggagcagggggagagcTTTAGCCAAGCATCCTTCAAAGGAAGTAGCCCTAACCAGCTGAGGAGTCAGACATCTTGGACACACTTCAAATTATAGTGAGCATTTGAACAGTTATATAGTATACCAAATTCTGTCCTAAGTATATCTCATGCATTCCAATTTAATTTTCATAGCAGAGAGCCTGAGTAATTTACCCATGATGAAATAGCAGGGAAGCGGTAGAGCTAGGGATGAGTGATATAAAACCTACACACATACGTGTAATTTATGTTCTGCTTTCCCCCTACCATTTAGAAAAATGCATTGTAATAGCTAACTAACTTGTTAGGTGACCTGTTGGTCCCGGATCAGATGTTTTACATATCATCACCTCATGTAACTCTCCAAGGCTCACTGTGAGGTAGTGCCAGCCTCCACACGCAGAAGTAAGAATGTGCCAGATGTTACCTTCAGAACAGCTTTCACATTCTAACTCTGGGCTGAGGAAACACCTAAGAGCTTTAACACAAGGATTCCCAGGTCCCACCCAAGTCTACTGAATCACTCCCCAGAACCATTAGGAAGAATGTTAGGGATAcgcatttttgtttttgttgttcttgtttaggaatctgcatttttgaAACACTTCGCAGGTGATCTAATCCACCTGGCTTGAAAACTACTGCTTTAGGCATCAAGACCATACTGTGGAAACTAACAAGATCATTGAACTGCATTGTTTTGTTAAAGGGCAAAATAGCAAATAAGCTGCATTCAGGATTCTAGGGCAGTCTGACTCTACCCACACTGCTGCTCAAGGGCCCACCATGGATCACATGCTCAGTACTCACTTCCTGAATGATCCACTGAGGCACTCTGCTTGTAAGACAGGATGACTGTCTCAGGAAACACCCCTTAAATGGGCCTCCTCACCTGGGAGATGAAGCTCGCCACTTCTAAGGGTGGATCATTCTTGCTGTCTCCTGCCACGTAGCCCCGCCTGATGTCCTTCACTGACACATTCTTCACATTAAAGCCCACATTGTCTCCAGGCAAGGCCTCAGCCAGGGCCTCGTGGTGCATCTCTACAGACTTGACCTCTGTGGTAATGTTGCAGGGGGCAAAGTTCACCACCATGCCTGGCTTGAGGTAGCCTGTTTCCACCCGGCCCACGGGCACAGTGCCAATGCCTGGGGGGACAGAGCAACCAGACCTGTCAGCAGCCAGACTTCAGTGAGCCCCCAACACCAAGGACCCCCACACAGCATGTACTCACCCCCAATCTTATACACATCCTGCAGAGGCAGCCGCAGGGGCTTGTCCATAGGACGGGCAGGGGGCATGATGGAGTCCAGTGCTTCTAGCAGTGTCATACCTActatgtttccttccttcctggtgaTCTTCCAGCCTTTAAACCAGGACATCTGGAAAAGCCACCAAACATGCAGCTTGCTTAGGCTCAAGGGAGCCTGTCCCAGATGCCAACGTGTATTTAACATGGGACCTCAagcaattttttaatgtattctgagcctcagcttcctcatctatgaaacaaATATCACCACCTACTTTGCAGGCTCAAgtaaagacacaaaagaccacacacAACCCACCAAGCACAATGTTTGACATGTGCTACACACCCACTAAATGATGGCAAGGTGTTGCCCCTCATTTGAGCCAATATTCTTAGGAAGCAGAGATTTCTTGAATCTGATTAGCCCTTAGGCCTCATTCTATCTGTTGATTACacaggagaagcagagaaaacatGCAGCACAGTTAAGTAAGCATCAggaatgagaatgaaaacaatATTCAAATACCCTAACATTTATACCTTGTAAAGACTAGATGTTCCCCAACATCTTAGGCAAGGGCAGCAttattgagcataagtccttctAGAAGGACAATCTTAAGGATAATAGTTCATTATATACATGTCTTTTAAGTAGATACTTCCCTGAAAACCTTGGCCAAAGCTCATCAGAGACATCATATTTGCCTTCAGAGATATATCAGTTAACTGGAAATCCAGTTGGCTCCTTTCTTTGGACCAACTTCCCAAACACCAGCTTCATCCATGAGGATAAGTTATTCTATTAGTTTGATGAACTTAGCAACTAACTTGGCTCTATGCCAACTCAGAGGCCTGAATAAGCATACAAGGTCAGCATCTTCCCTATCTTAAAAGTGGGGAAACGGAGGTCTCTGATATTACAGGTATTTCTTGAAAGCAGAGGCTAAACCCTAAGTCTACTATCTAGTCCACTGACTGCATGCTTTGTTCTTTTGCATCTAGAACATACTAGATGCCTAATGAATACCCACAGggacagaagaatgaaatctCCTTATTTCACTAGCTGAACTCTGGGAAATTCTTGGGAAATGGGCATCAAACTTCAGGTTTTTATTCTACTGTCATTTTAGAAGGCCCCCTCCTTCACTACCCAATATAGAGTAACTCTCTCATACTGTGCCCCCTTAGCCTTATGTTTTTCTTAGCACTTGTCATCATCCACTGTATTACTATTGCTCCCAGAAGACCCCAGTGCCATGAGCAGAGTTGCATCTCATTCTCTACCACGCCCTCAGCACCAAGGACAGGGCCCCGCATGGAAATATTGAAGTACCATACAAATGAACACACTGCCAGTAGTAGTTCTATCTTTCCCAGGGACGGTTGGGCAATTTGTATCAGAAGACTCCAGAATAATGCCTACCCTTTGTTTCACTAGGAACTTACTCTAATTAAATGATGGAGGACGCATGCAAGGATTTGTTTATCAAGATGCTTACAGCAG
Encoded here:
- the LOC144314706 gene encoding elongation factor 1-alpha 1-like, with the translated sequence MGKEKTHINIVVIGHVDSGKSTTTGHLIYKCGGIDKRTIDRFEKEASEVGKGSFKYAWVLDKLKAERERGITIDISLWKFETKKYYITIIDAPGHRDFIKNMITGTSQADCAVLIVASGVGEFESGISKNGQTREHVLLAYTLGVKQLIVAVNKMDITEPPYSSARFEEISKEVKAYIKKIGYNSEAVAFVPISGWHGDNMIEPSTKMSWFKGWKITRKEGNIVGMTLLEALDSIMPPARPMDKPLRLPLQDVYKIGGIGTVPVGRVETGYLKPGMVVNFAPCNITTEVKSVEMHHEALAEALPGDNVGFNVKNVSVKDIRRGYVAGDSKNDPPLEVASFISQVIILNHPGSIAVGYSPVLDCHTAHIACKFAELREKIDRRSGKKLEDHPKALKSGDSAIVQMIPRKPMCVESFSEYPPLGRFAVRDMRQTVAVGVIKAVEKKAATGGKITKSATKAAKK